The Setaria viridis chromosome 9, Setaria_viridis_v4.0, whole genome shotgun sequence sequence GGCACTGCATTACGGTGCAGCCTCTAACAAAAGGACACCATGGCTACTGAAGAAGAGGACAaattcaaccaaataaaaaaagaacacGAATGGATAATCGCATGGTGCAAAATAATACTATCAGCTTTTGAATTTAAACCTCAAAACCAGTTTGGACCTGGCAAGAACAAATGAATCTCAAAGCAAACTAAAGGGCTTAAAAATCAAATGAACCACCTAAAATGTTCAACATGAATGAGCGTACGTTCTGAACAAAATGGGCAGCCTgacaaacatgcaaaaatacaGACCGGCCTGGCAAGTGGCAAACTAGAATTGAACAGTTTATCTCTTAGAATATTTGAATTGAATACCACAGATTGGACAATTTCAATAGCACATAATAAACTCAACGAAGAATCGGCTGCAGGTATAGATGCATTACAATCGAAATTTTATTCTTGCTCCAACAATATCAATCTACGACACTTTATTTATTCTGCATTATTGCCCCAGAAGAAAAATCAAACTGAAACACAATGAAGGTAAGGTAACTAGTAACTGGGGGCGTTGGCTAGCAGTGCCTGTGCTTGTGTGTCGTATCTGAACCCTTGGCTCCTGGAATGATCTGCAGCCCAGATGAAGATACCGTAGAGCTTCCCCTGCGACTGCAGAGTCTGGCAGGCGTTTAACGACGTGTTAATCGGCACCGatgtcgtcgtcggcgccgtgGTGAAGCTGGCGAGGATGTTGCCTCCTGGGTAGTTGGCAATCTGGTTGTCGAAGTGGCTCACATACTGCGCCTCCGTTGTGCTCGCGCTGTACGCGTAGAACTGGAagttgatgtagtcgatgacgCTCCCGTAGCTGTTCCACAGGGCCTGGTAATGGCGCTGCACGTCGGCGTTGTCGAACGGGGCGATGGACGCCATCTTGATCACCCCGTTGCTCTTGAGCGTCGTCACCAGGCGGCCGACGCACTCGGCGAAGGTGGCCGGGTCGACCTGGAACTGCTCGTAGTCGATGTCGATGCCGTCGAGGTTGTACTCCTGGACGATCTTGGTGAGGGAGGAGACGGCGTTCTTGACCCAGGAGTCGACGGAGGTGATGTTGAAGAACACCGGCCGGTTGTTCACGGTGGCGCCGCCGAGGCTGACGGCGACCCTCACGTTGGGGTTGCTCTGCTTGATGGAGGCGACGTCGGAGGCGGTCAGGACCGTGTTCTGCCAGAAGATGTTGAACTGGCCGTTGGTCGGAGTCGGCGGCTCCGTGGCGGTGGTGTAGTCGATGACGAAGGCGAGGATGAAGTCGAACCGGACCTTGGGGTTGATGGGCACGTCGGTGAACTTGACGccattgaagatggcaccgaTGTAGTCCCGGAAAAGGTTGGAGTTTGCTGCGGTGGTGGTCATTGGGGCGTGGAGGGctagaagagaagagagaaaaactACTGCGAGGAGCTTTGAGGAGGCCATTTTTAACATGTGTTGGTTGGAGGTGCAGTTGCAAAAGCATGTATTTATAATATGTGTTGCGGCCGGCAAACGAACGCCAATGGAGATTAGTGCACTTACTTTTTCAAACAGAAAATAAATGGTGTTGAACGTTGAATGGACTATTCCTTCTCTCAAGTCTGAAATGTAGGAGACGAGGCCAGGGATGTCAACTTCTGGATTGGAGGGAACTGAAAGTGAAACTCAACCGCTGACCCTTGATTTGCGCATACACATGCAGTCAATGGATGAAGAGAAACAAACACCATGGAACTATGGAAGCTTCTGTGGTGTAAATGTTAGGTGAGCGCTGCTGTTTTGATCTTCCAACCTGCATGGCTTGCAAACAAATCTTGCAGTTGGTAACGAAGAAGTCTCTTGGACTTGACGTTTAAAAGATCTGGCAACAGCTCAGAAAAATGACTAAGGGCTATCCAGTTTGGATAGGTGCCCACGGTAGCCAGGCCAAATCTTGCTGGGCCACATCCAGAAGATACGGTCAGCGGCTAGGTACATAACCCAGTTTCAGTTGACTTCAGAGATCATATAATACATCCATCACTATCTTTGCTTGTATTTTAGCAAAGGTACCAAGGAAAAGGTTTGATTTAGTCATTTTCGTGGATGTGGCCATGTGGGGCTAAACCTTCGCTTTCTCTGCTATTATTAGTTACAGTGACAGGAGAAAATGAATGGACAGCTGCTATGCTAGACTGGTTCAAAGGATTACCCATGCATGAACCAATATATAAGAGTATTTGGATGGATATTCTGGCTTCAGGCTACCAACTTTGACTGCACATGGGAAGACATACATTGAAAAGGACATGACAGCATTATTGAGACAAATAGTGCGTTTCTATGGAGATATGTGAAGATATATACGGGTTCAGTGGAAATCTGATGTAGCGGCTACTGATTGGCACAAGGAACACTTACCTGAAGAGGGCCCTCAGAAAAGGTTGCATCCACTACATGAAAGCTGGTTTAATTTAGCCTACGTCAACTTGAAGTGGGTGGCTAAAGGCCTTGTTGTTCATGTTGTAGCTATCGAACGAAACTAGCTGGGTCCGTCTGGTATGGCCTCACAGGCTCAGGGACAAATCTATCGCACCCCGCCCCCCACCCCATGCATATATTGGTGAAGTTTAAAGAAAATGAAGTAGATTTCTATAGTTCAGTGAAATTTCATTCATTTTTATCTATTGAACCCGACAAAAGATTAGCATCGGTAGCCAAAGGCACCGACacgaaaaaaagaaacagatcaGGTCAAGGCAAAAAAAAAGGCCAAAAAGGACCCAAAAAGTCCCCAGTAATGTTCTATTATTAGTGATTCTGAACAAATGGACAGCCTAGCAAGTAGCAACTAGAATTTTGACAGAGGGAAAGATAATAAAAAGAAGCATAGTCTATGAATCAAAATTCAGAGCAGCGATGTGTCAGTAGACGCAAATTCTTGCAGAATGGAACACGCCCTGTCTTAACGAAGATCACAGGAAGTGCTGCATTACAATTGAGATTTTATTCTCCATTCTTGCTCCAACAAGCTACGGCATTTTACTCCATACTTCTGCAGCCGGAACTCTTGAAGAAAACTCTTAGCTGCAAAACAGTGAAGCCAGCTACTGGCCGTTAGCGTTGGCCAGCAGTGCCTGTGCTTGTGTTTCGTACTTGAATCCTTGGCTCTTGGAATAATCTGCAACCCAGACGAAGATACCGTAGAGCTTTCCCTGTGACTGCAGAGTCTGGCAGGCGCTAAGCGCCGTATCTGGCACAAAGTTTGCCGTAGGCTCCGTGCTGAAGCTGGCCAGGATGTTGCCTCCGGGGTAGTTGGCGATCTGGTCGTTGAAGTGGTTGACATACTGATCTGCAGTTGTGCTTGAGTCGTATGCGTAGAACTGGAAGTTGATGTAGTCAATCACGCTCCCATGACTTCTCCACAGTGCCTGGTAATGGCTCTGCACATCGGAGTCGTCGAACGGCGCAATTGACGCGAACTTGATCACCCCATTGTTCTTGAGCGTCGTCACCAGGCGGCCGATGCACTCGGAGAAGGTGGCAGGGTCGGCCTGGAACTGCTCGTAGTCGATGTCGATGCCGTCCAGGTTGTACTCCTGGATTATGCCGGTCAGGGAAGAGACGGCGTTCTCGACCCACGAGTCGACGGAGGTGACGCTGAAGATCACCGGGCTGCTGTTCACGGTGGCGCCGCCGAGGCTGACGGCGACCCTCGCGTTCGGGTTGCTCTGCTTGATCGCAGCAACCGCAGAGGGTGTGAGGACTGTGTTCTGCCAGAAGATGTTGAACTGGCCGTTCGTCGGGGAAGGAGGCTGCGTGGCGGTGGTGTAGTCGATGACGAAGGCGAAGATGTAGTCGAACTGAACGTTGGGGTTGATGGGCACGTCGCTGAACTGAACTCCGTTGAAGATGGCGCCGATGTACTCCCGGAAGTGGTTGGAGTTTGCTGCTGTGGTCATTGGGGCATGGAGGGCCAGAAGAGCGAGTGGAAGAAGAACTGCCTCAAGGAGCTTTGAGGATCCCATTGGTAGCTTTTTGTAGTGGAGAACCAGTTCGCACTGCTTGGTGGGAGCTTTTTGTAGTGGAGAACCAGTTCGCACTGCTTGGTGGGAGCTTTTTGTAGTGGAGAACCGGCCGGCTGATTCCAGcaaaattagttttttttttcaaactgaAAATCATTGATGCTGAATGTTCAATGGACTTTGCTCTCATCTGAATGTCAGCTTCTGGATCATCGGAGAAAGCTAAAACTGAATATTCTTGCATTAAAACATTGTCCTGAAATATAAGGCATTATAGGTGTATTTAATCCActaaattttttcttcttccaccaAATTAATGACATGCAAAGGTATTGTTTAAAACCATGCTTCACCACAATCAGCCGGGGTTTGAAATCCACCAATTGACAACCAAACAAGACATTAGTAAGGGATATTTTAATCTTTTGCTTACATCCTTAATATGTCTTAAAATTGCTAGAATATCATATATTTCAGGATGGAGGGGGTAAATGTTAAGTTCAGTACCGTTTTGATCTTCCATCTGGTAGTAAAAAGTCCATCCAACTTGATGCTTTTGAAAATGCAGCAACTGAAAAAATGGCTACAACTTGCAAACAAATCTTGCTTGTGCACTTCCAGAAGATTCAATGACAGGCAAGACTAGGTACACAATCCAACATAAAGTTGACATCAAGGCCAAATACATCACTGTCTTAGTTTGAATCTTAGCAAAGGTACCAGGAGAAAATGGCCTTCCGTGTATGCTCTAGTTGAGCAGTTTGCGGGTGTGGGGCTTTACTTTAAATCCTTCATCGTCTCTGCTGTTGTTAGTTACAGTGAAGAGAGAAAAGGATAGGGCACCTACTAAGTTGGACTGTTTCAATGGATCACCGGTGAACTTTCTttagattaagaaaaaaattatcCGACCTCCATCATTCACGCTAGATGTAAGATTAATTAAATAGGTCCAATAATTAGGCATGTTTTTAGATAGAGAGGCTCCAAGGAAGCCATTTGATTGAGGTTGGGATGCATGCCTAGACCATCTAAGTTTGGGTGCTCATTTCGTCTTGATATAAATCCACCTAGTCGCTCCTAGGTTGGTCTCCTTTTGATAGAGATTCCAATTTCAGGCTACCAACTTTGACTCGGGAGTAGAAAAACAATACAGAATGACAACATCATTCAAAGACATGTTCAAAGTGCTTAACTGCTTATAATCTGGCTCTAAAGCTTCAGCATGTTCAAGTGGCAACAGCATCTACCTCAGCCCTACATGGAGACAGGAAGCTGAGGACTGCATCTACCCCGAGAGATTCaagatggcaacgggcacaGATTACCCGCGTGCCCGCGGGTAAAAACCCGTTAGGGTGAGGATACGGGTACCATTTTGTACCCACAGGCACGGGTGCGGGTTTTATTTTATACCCGTGGGTAAAAAATTTGCGGGTATGAAAATACACTACTCGTGCCCGCATACCCGCATATCCGCatgacatgtgggcctagcCGCCTAGATTTGCTAGGGTTCCTTAATCCTTATCCTCCCTCACCTCCTGACTCCTGAGTGACTCACAGTCACAGCCGCACAGCCG is a genomic window containing:
- the LOC117840175 gene encoding chitinase 2 codes for the protein MLKMASSKLLAVVFLSSLLALHAPMTTTAANSNLFRDYIGAIFNGVKFTDVPINPKVRFDFILAFVIDYTTATEPPTPTNGQFNIFWQNTVLTASDVASIKQSNPNVRVAVSLGGATVNNRPVFFNITSVDSWVKNAVSSLTKIVQEYNLDGIDIDYEQFQVDPATFAECVGRLVTTLKSNGVIKMASIAPFDNADVQRHYQALWNSYGSVIDYINFQFYAYSASTTEAQYVSHFDNQIANYPGGNILASFTTAPTTTSVPINTSLNACQTLQSQGKLYGIFIWAADHSRSQGFRYDTQAQALLANAPSY
- the LOC117840177 gene encoding chitinase 2; the protein is MGSSKLLEAVLLPLALLALHAPMTTAANSNHFREYIGAIFNGVQFSDVPINPNVQFDYIFAFVIDYTTATQPPSPTNGQFNIFWQNTVLTPSAVAAIKQSNPNARVAVSLGGATVNSSPVIFSVTSVDSWVENAVSSLTGIIQEYNLDGIDIDYEQFQADPATFSECIGRLVTTLKNNGVIKFASIAPFDDSDVQSHYQALWRSHGSVIDYINFQFYAYDSSTTADQYVNHFNDQIANYPGGNILASFSTEPTANFVPDTALSACQTLQSQGKLYGIFVWVADYSKSQGFKYETQAQALLANANGQ